Within Paeniglutamicibacter psychrophenolicus, the genomic segment CGTGCGGCCCAGGCCCTGGCGGATCATCGCCGCCATGACGGCGGCCGCATCGGCCCTGCCCTGCGTCTTGGCGGCAGCCCCCATGGAGGCCAGCGCGTCCTTGTCGGCCAGCAGCGGCAGCAGCGTGTTGGCCAGGTACGAGGTGGTGAACTGCGCGTCCTCCACCAGCAGCGCTCCCCCGGCGGCGACCAGGTCCGCGGCGTTCAGGCGCTGCTCCCCGTTGCCGATGGGCAGCGGGACCAGCACCGAGGGGGTCCCGGCCACCGCGAGCTCGCACACCGTGCCGGCGCCCGAGCGGGCGACGATCAAATCGGCTGCGGCGTAGGCCTGGTCCATGGAGTCCACGTACTCGACCTGCCGGTACCCCGCGGCGGCCAGCGGCTGGCCGGCGGCATCGAGCATCGCCTTGCCGCGGCCGGTGATGTGCAGCACCTGCACCCCGGCGCGCGCCAGCAGCGGCAGCGACGCGGCGATGGTGGAGTTGATCGAGGCGGCCCCGGAGGAGCCCCCGGTGACCACCAATGCCGGTGCGTCCCCGGTGAAGCCCAGGGCCGCGCGGGCCGCATCGCGCTGCGCGTCGCGGT encodes:
- the murG gene encoding undecaprenyldiphospho-muramoylpentapeptide beta-N-acetylglucosaminyltransferase, which encodes MTDAFAVVVAGGGTAGHITPMIAIADALRQADPHTAVTAVGTADGLETRLVPEAGYELRTIAKVPMPRRPSVDLLKLPFRFVAAIKAAGKILDDTHARAVLGVGGYVCTPVYLAARKRKLPIFIHEANARAGLANRVGARYAAGVGAAFSGTGLPGAKVVGMPMRGFVATMDRDAQRDAARAALGFTGDAPALVVTGGSSGAASINSTIAASLPLLARAGVQVLHITGRGKAMLDAAGQPLAAAGYRQVEYVDSMDQAYAAADLIVARSGAGTVCELAVAGTPSVLVPLPIGNGEQRLNAADLVAAGGALLVEDAQFTTSYLANTLLPLLADKDALASMGAAAKTQGRADAAAVMAAMIRQGLGRTTPQPTTTGS